The Kogia breviceps isolate mKogBre1 chromosome 2, mKogBre1 haplotype 1, whole genome shotgun sequence genome segment aaaagtctgcaaatgacaggtgttggtgagaatatggagaaaagggaaaacatgtgcactgttgatgggaatgtaaattgttgcagccaccGTTGAAAACAGTAGGGAAGTTCCTAAAAAAtcgaaaaacagaactaccataatgatctagcaatttcactcttgggtatttatttgaagaaactgagaacactaatttgaaaagatacatgcacctcaacgTTCATAGTAGAATTATTTGCAAGAGCCAAGATactgaagcaacctaagcgtgcatcaacagatgaatggataaagaagtgcacacaatgaaatattagtcataaaaaagaaatgaaactctgccatttgaagcaatatggatgaacctagagcaggggtccccaacccccaggctgtgGACTGATACTGGTCcaaggcctgttaggaaccgggccacacagtaGGAGGTGAGTGGCGAGTGAGTGAAGCTACATCTGCTGCTCCCTATtactccccattgctcacattaccacctgaaccattccctccctcacccaccGCCCCATCTGTgggaaaactgtcttccatgaaacctaGAGCATATtaggtttagtgaaataagtcagacacagaaagacagatactctCTGTTATCAGTTGCATGTGGAacctaagaaataaaacaaactaatgagtataataaaacagaaacagtatcACAAATACAGggaaaaactagtggttaccagtggggagaggaaacgGGGAGTCGCAAGATAGGGGTAGTGGATTAAGGGATACAAATTACTGTgtgcaaaatataaaagcaacacaaatatacagcacagggaaatatagccatcattttgaaataactttaaatggtatataatctataaaaatattgaatcactgttgtacatctgaaactaatactgttaatcaattatacttcaataaaaaatgatcTAAAGATTTTCTGTAATAAGGTGTGAAACTTTCATCTTTCATATGCTCCCCAAATTTGTTTACTATTTGTATTTTGCCTTGTATATTTTGAACATAATTTGTAAACGATTATGTATTCGATGTTTTTCTCTTCAGTtccatttttatgttgttttatttttatgcttaggaatgtcttcttaggttacatgTGTTCATCTGTATCTTCTAGTTCTATTATCTTTTATTAGATATATGTGATATTAATCTATCACCAATTGATGCCTGGTAATTGCTTCATGATGTGTACATAAAGTAAAACttctaatttttaatgttttcgtTGTAATTGGCTACCACTGTCAACTTTCTTATAATTCTGATAGCTATTCAAGTTTCTCTAGTTTCCAGGTAATAGTTTATCTGCAATTCAGAGTaacttaattttttactttttaataggtCAGTCTTATCCTTGCTTTTTATTGCTTCCTTGAGAACCTCCAGGGCAAtgttagaaaaaacaaacaaaagtctagtgGCATGAATCCTTGTCTTGCTCATCTTCATGTCCCTTATAGCATTTGGAATGTGTTTTGACATAAAACTTAATATCTACTGAAAAGATGAGTGATCTAAAGTTTTCTGGTGAACCAAGTATCTTTAATTTTCAACAATTTGGAATGCAGAATTTTTTGGCCCcctttcacagatggagaaattgaggttCAAAAAGGTTATATCCCTTACACAAAGCCTGAGGGCTAGTTTAAGAAAATTTCTCCAAAACTCTTTTCCTATTATGTGAATAGTGGCCATTAAGGTCTTTGAAAAAAGCTGGCTCTGGCATCGCTGGTAAGTTCCTGTCAGACTTAGAATACTAAGCTAGCAAAGGTTAACGCAAGGCATAGTTACCCTAGGAAGTTACCTTGGGCTGGCTCTCCGCAGTAGTCAACACCAGCCCTGCGGCGAGGCGGGATCTCACACTCTAACCTACATGATTTACAGGTTCTGGGGGGCGAGGGGCAGGCTGGAATTCACAGCTTATCGGACGGGGCCAGCCTGTCTTGGAAGCCAGCTCCTGGCCCTCAAACCAAGGGGAAGGCCAAGGTTTGCTGGTCTTCAGCGCTGATCATTCCCCTCAGCCCCGGTCGCCTCCTCTCCGCCCCCTGCAGGCCAGCCGAGGAACTGCTCAGGGGCCGGGTGGGGCCCAGAGCGCGGAGCCGACATCTCTAACCCGCTGAGCTTTGGCTGTTCCACCGACTGCAGGCCGGCCACCCCGCTGCGGAGACAGCGGGCCATGGCGCGGGTGTTGATCGTGGGCGCCGGGCTGACGGGAAGCCTGTGCGCAGCGCTGCTGAGGAAGGCGGCGGCCCGTCCTTTGCACCTCGCTGTGTGGGACAAGGCTGCGGACTCAGGTGGGTCGTCCGTCTCCCGGCCGAAACGGGGGGAAAAGAAGCCGGCGGGGACCATGGCTTCTGAGGTGGCGTGGGCCCTCCCGGAGTAAGTCTGTGAAGAAAATCCAGCAGCTCGGCGGGGGTCTGGTCACGTGATCGGAGACTTCCGGCGCCCGTAAGGCCTGAGAGGGCGCGCGGGTGGAAGCGGCGACCCCGGCTGGGCTGGGGGGCGGAGCGGGAGTGCCGAGAGCACTTCAGAGGGCGGCCTGAGCGGCCTGGGAAGGATCCTGACTGGAGTTTGCAAAGCTTGGGCCTGCTGCTGTCGCTAAGAAATGGATTGTTTTTCTTGGCCGCTCTGTGCCTTGGAGGCTTATCTCTAGATTATGAGAATCCTCAAGTGCCCATTGACCAAGACTTTACGAAGATCTAGTTGACAGCATTCTGTCACTCTCCTGAAATCTGACTGCAAGAGGGAAAGCATTCGTTGATTCCTTCATTCTGacatttcattcattattttgtttccttttgtccgTTCGTTCATTCCTTTTACTCAGATCGGTAAATAGATGTCTCAGTCACAGTGCAGAAGGGTGGCGCATTATTcatgtgttcttttaaaaaaatatctcacaCTCAGTGACCAAATTGTCTCTTAATTACTTCCTGACAATGTTAGATAACAAAATCTTCAGTATAAAAAAAcgttttctagggcttccctgatgacgcagtggttgggaatctgcctgccaatgcaggggacacgggttcgagccctggtccgggaagaccccacgtgccacggagcagctaagcccgtgagcaacagctactgagcctgcgcgtccggagcccgtgctcctcaacaagagaggcccgcgcaccgcgatgaagagtgagtggccccctctcgccgcaactggaaaaagacctcgcgcagcaacgaagacccaacacagccaaaaataaataaataaattaaaaaaaaagttttctagaTGTCTGTAATCTGGAGAAAAcagactatttaaaaatatattaattattatgaaagtaaaaaatttaaaaaaattttaaaaatgtttcctaaaaCAGTTCTAAGTAATCTATTTGTGGTAATCTGGGGTGAATAGCGTCAACTGCAAAAGGTTCATTCTAATGCACTAAGACATTTTCCTGGCGACTAATTCAAGGGGGAAGAATGACCACAGCCAGCAGTCCTCATAATCCACAGAGCACAGTGGACTTGGGTGCCCAGTACATCACCTGCACTCCTGATTATGCCAAAAAACACCAGAGGTGAGTTAGTTGAAAGGGGTGGAATCAGTCTTACTGGTTGTAGGATGTAAAAAGATACAAATCATCCATTTTTAGCAGGGTTAAACTTTGACTCTTGTAATATAGTGTAATTATATTATCATCATCGATCGTATTAGCAGGGAAACGTTAACCTGAGTAAAGTGggaaaactgtaaaatacatACCTCATCCAATTGTTGTGACCATCAGATGAGGTGTTACATGGAAcatagtaagggctcaataaataagAGTTCGTATGTTGGTGTTGGGGAAGAGGACAGATAGCTGTGATGGAAGTCAATCTTAACCAGATTTAAAACTGGTGTATTGGatacctttctttttattttcactgactttaattttgaaatatatgagaaaatagaCCTTTGACTAAGATTAGCAAAAGACTATGGATTCTCAAAACATTTCCGTTCTTCAcctgaattatagtttttattaACACAAAACATATGTTGAGTTGTTCATAGGAAGATTTCTAGTTATTATTTAGGATTGTAATCTCTAAGAATTCTTGGAAGAGAATATAGTATTTAGAGCTAAGTATAGCATATAGTTATGTTATACATAttgatttatttcagtttttatgatGAACTGTTAGCTCCTGGTGTTCTGAAGCCTCTGACCTCTCCTATTGAAGGAATGGTGACAAAAGAAGGAGACTGTAACTTTGTGGCACCTCACGGAGTTTCTTCAATTATCAACCATTACTTGAAAGAATCAGGTGGGAATAGaattttttctgccttcttttaaagttagcattttaaaatgaaagttatacacataattaaatattaatgctataaagaaagttataaaataaagtaaatgttcTCCTACTCACCACTCAATAGCTGGTTATCTTCCCCTAAAGTAATCATTGTTTCCAATATATGCttacagaaaaatgtttatgCATCTATCTATTGTTCTACGTGGCTGTCTCTATTTACCtattcatatatttgtatatattcttttttaaaacataaacgaGATTATTTTACATAAGCCATTCTATACTTTTCTCATCTATGTTTATAATAAATCAGTCTCtatctatgtctatatatatcccattggttctatttctctggagattCCTGACTAATGCATAATCATAGAGTGAATCATATCTTGGGTCTATTTTCATATCAGCAAATTCAGTGTGCTTCATTGTTTTCAATGCCTGTTCAGTATTACATGGTATGTGTGTATTGTTATTTAGTTAACTGTTAACTTTCTGGTAAGTATGTGGATTGTTTGTGGGGGGGTGAGGGGTTGTTTTGCTTTATGCTAATACAAATATTACTGCAATGTTGAACCCTGACATACTTTTGAAAGCATACCTGTAGGATCAGTTCCTAGTAGTACAGTAGGTGTGTCAATGGTATGTGCATTTTTTATTTAACTAGGTAGTGCCATCTCTTCCTCTTAAAGAATATCTCATCAATAGTGAAGGAGAACGTCTCTTTCCACACATTCTGatattatggaaatttaaaaatttttcccatGTGATGGGTTAAAATGGTATCTCcttgtgttttgatttgcatttacttaATTATGAGTGAGTTTATGCATCTTTGTTTTGCTAACCACGTCTGtgctttttttcttatgaatGTCTCATTCAtaacctttgcccattttctatgaggattttcatttgttctttatatttcttataagtgttttaaaatggatttttttgaaaaagatgatAAATAATCTTGGAtgataaatgatttatttttaaaacagaaataggctTCTTGATGAATCATAGATAATTTCCCAGCTGAAGATCACTGAGGAAAGGTATAAGGCtgagtatttgttttgtttcataagCTATTTCTAGAATAGTTACTGTTTTGGTCTCCTTCATCAAATATTACTAATTGGGAACCCTGAGAATCCTTGATACTGGGCATGGGAGGGGCCAGTGAGATTGAATATACAACATGAGGACATAGTAAATACCATTCTGGGTGAGGCCATTTCTCCATCTAGGATTTAGTCTATGATGGTGTATTAATCAGGATTTtccaaaaaaaacagaatcaagaggatatatatatatatcgcttATGTGAttttggaggctggcaagtctgaagatctgctggagacccaggagagttgATGGTTTAGTTTCAGTCCAAAAACCTGAGACCACAGAGAGCTAAAGGTACAGTTCCAGTCCAAAGGCTGGTGAGcctgagacccaggaagagctgatgtttcacttcaagtctgaaggcaggagaaTAAAACAATGTCCCAGTTCGAAGGCTATCAGACAGGAAGACTTCTTTACGCCTGGGAGGGTTAgcctttctgttttattcaggCTTTTGATTGATTGGATGATACCCCCTTATGTTAGGGAGGGCaacctgctttactcagtctaccaatttaaatattaatctcttctaaaaacaccctcacagacatacccagaataatgtttgccAAATATATGGGAACCCCCatgacccagtcaagttgacacataaaattaaccatcacagatggTGACACCATTTGGACATTTTGTAGAATGTCACCATCAGCTTCATATATTGCCaccatacaacttttaaaaatatctcatttcCATCATGATTTTTACTTAACCCAAATTAGATGTGCATGCTTACTAAAATTTCCAAGTACTTACTAATTGTATTATATATCTAGCCATCCATGCATGCATACATCCATtcaatcaataaacatttactgagtgcttactatatactGTTTTAGGCACTAATGATACATGAAACAAAGTCCCTGCCTCATATAGCAGAGGGACACTCCTTGAATACATTGTACCTACATCCTTTTGTGTTACATGTTTGGGGGAATATAtgctttattttccaattttgctTTGGAAACTCTTGGCAGAAGAGGTCATATTCAATTATTTGTAGCTCAAACAGAATCTAATAGTACCTTGTGCATAGTAAGTAGGTATAGTGATACAGATTTAGATTtctaagatatataaatatacataaatttattctaATTTAGCCAATTCTTAGTAAAAAAcctatttattctttcaatttGTACAATCTCTTGAGAGTGTGAGTACTTTAGATTTTCTTATcactatgtaaaatatttatttcaaaagtaacttttaaaaaagaattatatactacTGGTAGAAAATTTGGAACATACAGAAAAATAGCAGGGGAAAGAAAGTGTCACTATAATATATAAATCAACAATAAGTCCATTTTGTGACATActttctgcattttttaaaaaatgaatttttatataattgaGTTCAAGGTCTACATATTTTGAGTGTATATAAACTTTTTCTTAGTTTATTTAAATCTTATCTTCGTACTGCTTCAAGGTCTTTCCACCCTCTACCCAGATCCATTATTAGAGGTTTTGTAGACCCTATCtataccatttaaaaattttattttttttgcggtacacgggcctctcactgttgtggcccctcccattgtggaacacaggctccggacgcgcaggctcagctgccatggctcacaggcccagccgctccgcggcatgtgggatcttcccggactggggcacgaacccgtgtcccctgcatcggcaggaggactcttaaccactgcgccaccagggaagcccaagcattcTTTAAACTCCTTTAAAGCTTTCTATCCTATAAATGGTTTCTATCTTATTTTAGTTGTTTCCACAATATAAGTCGAGAGAGTCCCTGTAATCAGAAtgacctggattcaaattcacATTCTACCACCATTTCCTAGCTATGTaatattaggaaagttttaaaatctatACCTTGGTTCTTTCATTGGAAAAATGAGAGCAATAACAGTACCTACTACTAAGTTTTGTGAGGAATAAAGGATATAATGCACTCATTGTCAATTTAAGCAAATAATAGGCCATGTACATAGAAATCTCTTGATAaatgttagtttaaaaaatagtctGCTTGAATGAAGCTGACCTTTGCATGTGCTCAGCGCTTAAGAACCCAAATTGCCAAGTCATTCCAAAAAATACTTTACATTTTGGGATCAGTTGAGTTCACAACCCCACAGTCTGATGGTCCAACCAGTTTTATCTAGTTTGGGACTAGACTTCCAGGGAAATTATCTGTATTGGGTATGTCTAATCAGGTATGCTTTAGAATAGGTTCAACTCTCTAAACTGATAAGTAGACCAGTTTCCCAGAATAAGTAGTAAAGGGCAGGAGGAAATAGGTACATGCCTCTTCACCTTATGTTCTGTTCTCATTTATTGTCTCATGTGTTCACATGAAGCTTATTACAGAGAAAACTGCGTTTATTGACATCAGTTTTACCTACTGCCTGTCTTCCCAATTAATACAATCTTCTTGAGTTAagtaaaatgtgatttttctgttgttttacttttttggttGTCAttgttgggggtgggagaaattCAAAAGAACAAAAGCTACTCTGTCATTTGTTAAGTGCTATATACTATGTTAGGCACTTAACATACATCCTTTCTAATTCTCATATAGCCATTCAAGGTGGTTATCATTCTCCCCATGTgctaatgagaaaaatgagacccCGGGAGGTTAAGTACTTTGCTTATGGTGGCTTAACTAGTAAGTAAGAGACCAGCACTCTCTTTAAGCTGACCCTGTTGTCATTTCCTTTTGATCCCATGGAGGACAATGAAAGGGGCTCATACCTCTGATTTAACATCTTTTCCTTTCCAGCTTTTCCCCTACAGTATGAGAGACTGCTCCCATCCTACCCTGGTTCTACATGTCAGTGGACACCTGGTTCAAGAGAACAAACTCATAGTGTCCTTCCCCTAGTCCCCCTCTTTCATTGGTGAGTCCCTGCCCCAGGGGGAAAGGGCTACTAAGGAGTAATGCCATTTTACTTCTTCATGCAAACAGGAAGATCAGTCACCTGCTGGTTCCTGCCTATGACCTTTAGGCGGTGATGAACCAAGTCCTTTTGCTTTTGAATAAGGCCCATGTTATTAAATCCTTCACAGGAGGATGAATTTAGTTTCCAGGACAGGGTGAGCATCTGTGGTTTGGTCTACCATAGGAAGAACTGTTgctgcatttatttgtttttattttaccgtCTACTTCAAAAGGGACATTGACTAACAATCAAAAGTCAACATGGGCAATGTAACTTGTCAAAGTTGACAGGATCGATTTATTAGAAAAGATGGTTTAATTTGCAGATACTGTCGGCTAGTGTGATTTCTTTCtagtaatatataatttttatcattttctccctttttacttTTGTGTTTACTTTCTTTCTAAAATGGATGTAAGACAATTAAGTCTGGGCAGTTCTGTCTCAAAATTTCTCCTAGGCGGGTGATCACGGCACTCATCTATAACAGTGTCTTTCAGAGAGAAGGTAGAAGATAGCCCAGGAGTCTTGGTTAAGCACTCCGCAGTTTAAGCAGTGCAATTAGGAAATTATTGGAGGAAATTAttggaggctcagcggccatggctcacgggcctagccgccctgcggtatgtgggatcttcccagaccggggcacgaacccgcgtcccctgaatcggcaggcagactctcaaccactgcgccaccagggaagcccttaagctgGATTTTTAGTGTTTAGGAGCACGAGGTGTCCCATGTAGTGATGGACAAGTTCTTTCATTGTGCTTTTTCCCccttattccatttttatttatttcttttctattcacGAGGCCAAATAAAAGTAGATTTGCTTTAGCATCAAATTTTTCTCACAACTGGAATGTGAGGTGAGTACTAGTATACCAAGGAGAGTTAATGatccatttatattttcctttcagtttatCGTTCATAATTCATTCTCTTAAACAAATATTGATTAAATACCTAGTACATGCCAAGTACAATATTTTATATGCTATGTGCTACATATAGAAAAAACAGGCATAATTTGTGGCTTATGGAGTTTACaaattaaaagggaagaaaatattaatcATGTAACTActcaaataattattaaaatatctttgtgATAAATGCAAATAAGGGAAATGCTATGAGAGGATATTCCAGATtgtatttctcttcattttgatTCTTTGTCATAAAGGTAATTGAACCATCGATGATACTTGGACTTCtcttcagagtttttttttttttttcaggtttaatAGGGAATATTGATACTTTTTAGGGAATATTGCTTTTTCTTGGTATTACTAGAGAGAATTCTTTACAGCTTTACTAAGATGTATACTTGCTCTACAAAGATAATGAACTTTAGAGTCAGGTGGATGTGGATTTAAATCATGGCGTGACATTTCTAAATCTGTTTCCTTACCTGGGAAATGAATTGGTATAATGTATATCAAGTGTCTGGCATAGTCTTGACATACAGTAGATGATTAATGAAAGATATCTATggtttctattattattaattgtagtagtattattttttttccccagagcagGCATTGTTAGGGAGGTCCAAGGGTGCCAGAATGGAGAGATTCCCATTAAACGAGATAGAAAGTAAAGAAAGTGAAGCCCAGGGGCTGTACAAGACGAAGTTTACCATTTTATTCATCTGAGTGGATCCAGTTTGTgactcttctcttccctctcatTCGTATGGAAAATCCTGATTATGTGAATATGATTTTGCTTTTGGAACAGGTGCTGATATCTACTTCAGACAATGTGTGACCCAGATCAACCTGAGAGATGACAAGTGGGAAGTCCTCAGGGAAACAGGCTCCCCTGAGCAGTTTGATATTGTTGTCCTCACGATGCCAGCTCCTCAGATTCTGCAGCTTCAAGGTGACATCGTCAACTGTGAGTCTCAGCCTGCACTGTTTACCTTAGGGAATGGGCTCCCTTTGATAGAGCGTGAATTCAGTTTAATTGACTTAGCAAAGGGTATATTAGGGATTCTACTgatttgcatgttttaaaaactgatactATGGCCTGGTTCATTATATTAGTCTAGGTCAAATTGagatccagatttttaaaaacccagttaaaaattgaatatttccctttttttccttgcctttaaGACGTAAGTATTTTTGATGGAAATGTAGTAGTTTGGCCCAAAAGAAGAACAGTCTCTTTGTGGCCATTCTGGAAAAAAGAAGCTTTTTATTATATAAGCATTGATTATGTGACAAGCCTGGTAAACCTTACCTTGGATTGTTCTTGAGTGTGAGTCTCATGTTCTTCCCTGATTGTGATTTGTTGACTCACCTTTCACCTGGCTTCTCccacctcctttttaaaaaaacagctttgggactaattcacataccatacaactcATCCATTTGAAGTGTATATTTCAATGGTATTTAGTATATCCAACGACATACTGCAACCATTCCCACAGtcaattttggaatattttcatcacctcggAAAGACACCCCATATCTTAAAGCTCTcgcctccatccctccatcccccatctctgcctccaACTCTAAGCAAACagtaatctattttctgtctctatagatttccctGTTACCTGGATTCTTAAGAAGAGCTTTTCTATATCTCTGCTTTGTATCTACCTATGCCAGGTTTAACTGATTATTCTCCTCCCTTTTATCATGTCTGACTGACCCTGACACATCAAATTTCTGACACATTGATTTCTGGAGGATACCTCATCTTGCTTTGAAGTCCATGAGTTATAACAAAGCAGAGTCTGGTGATGGTGGCAAGGCTTTGGGGATGTGACATGCCTGTAGCTTTTGACTTTGTGGCATGACTGAAGGTGATATTGGATTTGATTGAGAAATAGCCTTTTATGCCACTGTTAGAAAGAAAACTGGTAATGAATATGGTTTATAGATCCTAGATTTAGAGCTGTAATAGAGATTGTTCTCTGAGGAAGAGTGTAGCTGCATATTATATCTTGAAAGCAGTTTGAGTATCAGTTCTACCATGCAGTAACAATATATAGCTTCTTTTGTTGTACAGTCTGAGACAGTAATATAGAAAGGATTGGAATGTTTATTAGATAGCTATAGGCAAAGTAAAAAACGAATTTCGAAGATCTCTTTCTTGAGTCTACCTCTAGTGTGTTGCCAAAGTCACTTTAAAGTAGGATAATTTATTGCCTTGGATTCTGTAATAATTGGATTGATTTTGAGACTGTTAAATAACATACTGTAACTTAACTAAAACACAGTTATTGGTTAGTATACCCAGTGGTACTGTAAATTAcatattccaatttttaaaagctacctAGTTTTGTATGTGGAGACCCTTCAATGTTGCATTTTGAAggtatttctcaatatttgtagtaaatgacatataaaatataacacCATGGCATAGACTGAGGCCTAAGATGTTTAAGGGCCTgctaattaataattttatttagatcatctttaTCCTTATTTTTTGAGTAGCTGAACTGTGTTGGTCTGAGAGAGATAACTTAAATtcttctactattattgtatttctgTCTTTCCTAGGGTTTTGGGAAACAAATTctgctttatgatttttttgataCCACATTATTTGATTCATaatatttcttcattaaaatttaccctttaacttctttctttagtgtcattttattttgctttcatatcATTCTTGACTGATAAATGAGAtgctcattcttttattttcatttgtctggtacatcttttttccttttagcttttcagagatattttattttagacgTACctcttttgtatttgtttatctttgagtCGAGTAATTTCATAAAGATATATCTTATTGTTAATAGTTTTGTGTCAGTTTTTCATGAATCGTGTTGTACATTTTGTATTTGAAGATTCAGCTTTTCCCTTATTTTCAGCTGTTTCCTTCTAATACTTACATgactatct includes the following:
- the RNLS gene encoding renalase isoform X4; amino-acid sequence: MARVLIVGAGLTGSLCAALLRKAAARPLHLAVWDKAADSGGRMTTASSPHNPQSTVDLGAQYITCTPDYAKKHQSFYDELLAPGVLKPLTSPIEGMVTKEGDCNFVAPHGVSSIINHYLKESGADIYFRQCVTQINLRDDKWEVLRETGSPEQFDIVVLTMPAPQILQLQGDIVNLISECQRQQLESVSYSSRYALGLFYEAGTKIDVPWAGQYITSNPCIRFISIDNKKRNIESSEIGPSLVIHTTVPFGVTYLGHSTEDVQELIFQQLENILPGLPQPVATKCQKWRHSQRTNTNPDVMYTGV
- the RNLS gene encoding renalase isoform X2, producing the protein MARVLIVGAGLTGSLCAALLRKAAARPLHLAVWDKAADSGGRMTTASSPHNPQSTVDLGAQYITCTPDYAKKHQSFYDELLAPGVLKPLTSPIEGMVTKEGDCNFVAPHGVSSIINHYLKESGADIYFRQCVTQINLRDDKWEVLRETGSPEQFDIVVLTMPAPQILQLQGDIVNLISECQRQQLESVSYSSRYALGLFYEAGTKIDVPWAGQYITSNPCIRFISIDNKKRNIESSEIGPSLVIHTTVPFGVTYLGHSTEDVQELIFQQLENILPGLPQPVATKCQKWRHSQSPELHSPTDGNVSSTSHRFLRRTQHSTAHCPGTLWQR
- the RNLS gene encoding renalase isoform X3 translates to MARVLIVGAGLTGSLCAALLRKAAARPLHLAVWDKAADSGGRMTTASSPHNPQSTVDLGAQYITCTPDYAKKHQSFYDELLAPGVLKPLTSPIEGMVTKEGDCNFVAPHGVSSIINHYLKESGADIYFRQCVTQINLRDDKWEVLRETGSPEQFDIVVLTMPAPQILQLQGDIVNLISECQRQQLESVSYSSRYALGLFYEAGTKIDVPWAGQYITSNPCIRFISIDNKKRNIESSEIGPSLVIHTTVPFGVTYLGHSTEDVQELIFQQLENILPGLPQPVATKCQKWRHSQAGCSGPSGQDYRAWRATLKAVTTHRRQHQAAANRFC
- the RNLS gene encoding renalase isoform X1 — its product is MARVLIVGAGLTGSLCAALLRKAAARPLHLAVWDKAADSGGRMTTASSPHNPQSTVDLGAQYITCTPDYAKKHQSFYDELLAPGVLKPLTSPIEGMVTKEGDCNFVAPHGVSSIINHYLKESGADIYFRQCVTQINLRDDKWEVLRETGSPEQFDIVVLTMPAPQILQLQGDIVNLISECQRQQLESVSYSSRYALGLFYEAGTKIDVPWAGQYITSNPCIRFISIDNKKRNIESSEIGPSLVIHTTVPFGVTYLGHSTEDVQELIFQQLENILPGLPQPVATKCQKWRHSQVTNAAANSPGQMTLHLKPFLVCGGDGFTQSSFDGCITSALCVLEALKNHI
- the RNLS gene encoding renalase isoform X5 gives rise to the protein MARVLIVGAGLTGSLCAALLRKAAARPLHLAVWDKAADSGGRMTTASSPHNPQSTVDLGAQYITCTPDYAKKHQSFYDELLAPGVLKPLTSPIEGMVTKEGDCNFVAPHGVSSIINHYLKESGADIYFRQCVTQINLRDDKWEVLRETGSPEQFDIVVLTMPAPQILQLQGDIVNLISECQRQQLESVSYSSRYALGLFYEAGTKIDVPWAGQYITSNPCIRFISIDNKKRNIESSEIGPSLVIHTTVPFGVTYLGHSTEDVQELIFQQLENILPGLPQPVATKCQKWRHSQMLKSTTS